In one window of Acidimicrobiales bacterium DNA:
- the tpiA gene encoding triose-phosphate isomerase has protein sequence MADRKPLISGNWKMHHNHFEAIQMVQKLSYLLSRNDYDAVDVSVHPPFTDLRSVQTVLESDDIPIALGAQHCHADEKGALTGEVSTGMLAKLNVSLVIVGHSERRELFAETDDDVSRKVKAVMAAGMTPIVCCGETLEEREADRASAKVERQVLEGLAGLTADQVAGLVIAYEPIWAIGTGRTATPEDAQEMCCAIRTVVRAKWGGDAADGVRIQYGGSVKGVNAPDLMRQPDIDGALVGGASLDADEFARIIAYRLVG, from the coding sequence ATGGCCGATCGCAAGCCGCTGATCAGCGGCAACTGGAAGATGCACCACAACCACTTCGAGGCCATCCAGATGGTCCAGAAGCTGTCGTACCTGCTGTCGCGTAACGACTACGACGCGGTCGACGTGTCGGTCCACCCGCCGTTCACCGACCTCCGGTCCGTGCAGACGGTGCTGGAGTCCGACGACATCCCGATTGCCCTCGGCGCCCAGCACTGCCACGCCGACGAGAAGGGCGCCTTAACCGGCGAGGTGTCCACGGGGATGCTGGCCAAGCTGAACGTGTCCCTGGTGATCGTCGGCCACTCGGAACGGCGGGAGCTGTTCGCCGAGACCGACGACGACGTGAGCCGCAAGGTGAAGGCCGTGATGGCGGCGGGGATGACCCCGATCGTTTGCTGTGGGGAGACCCTGGAGGAGCGGGAGGCGGACCGGGCCTCGGCGAAGGTCGAGCGTCAGGTGCTCGAGGGCCTCGCCGGCCTGACGGCCGACCAGGTGGCCGGCCTGGTCATCGCCTACGAGCCCATCTGGGCCATCGGAACCGGCAGGACGGCCACACCGGAGGACGCCCAGGAGATGTGCTGTGCCATCCGGACCGTGGTGCGTGCGAAGTGGGGCGGCGACGCGGCCGACGGGGTACGCATCCAGTACGGCGGATCGGTCAAGGGGGTCAACGCACCGGACCTGATGCGACAGCCCGACATAGACGGAGCGCTGGTCGGCGGGGCTTCGCTGGACGCCGACGAATTCGCCCGGATCATCGCCTATCGCCTGGTCGGCTGA
- the secG gene encoding preprotein translocase subunit SecG: MFVIVAIIQACSGLGLIFLVLLHSGKGGGLSDMFGGGIGAQTAGSTVVEQNLDRITVLTALVFAFTTIGLGLLF; encoded by the coding sequence ATGTTCGTGATCGTCGCCATCATCCAGGCTTGTTCGGGGCTCGGCCTCATCTTCCTCGTGCTGCTGCACAGCGGAAAGGGCGGCGGCCTGTCCGACATGTTCGGCGGGGGCATCGGTGCCCAGACTGCCGGCTCGACCGTGGTGGAGCAGAACCTGGACCGGATCACCGTGCTCACGGCCCTGGTCTTCGCCTTCACCACGATCGGCCTCGGCCTGCTCTTCTAG